One window of Bacillus alkalicellulosilyticus genomic DNA carries:
- a CDS encoding sensor histidine kinase — protein MKHNLGYWMFYLLFGAIHVFSVGTTFSHPLILYPVLFLILLFPFIWGRRKNVLFFQFPIGMIVFCLQLLYVVLYFVIGVPWGYFMPFLLFLATEVFRMVLATKLYDLYQNIKEYKSEQKQMNMTFETVRSERHDFLKHVGAIQFMIENNNFQEAKGYISELVDSYEETNLSIKGERGSVAGILHSFYKKAKKESIDISFELDLPVSSLPLSDKDIVTLLGNILSNSIEAAKEWQTQRSEKAQISLQFFKRSGLFIMVCRNNTLPIPSDILDRLFESYGRTTKGGDHQGLGSKLIHTTVKAYNGILDFVYKEEEFMIKIKIPAFR, from the coding sequence TTGAAACATAACCTTGGCTATTGGATGTTTTATTTGCTCTTTGGAGCTATTCATGTTTTTAGTGTAGGAACGACATTTTCACATCCTTTAATCCTATACCCTGTACTCTTTTTAATTCTTCTCTTTCCTTTTATATGGGGGAGAAGGAAAAACGTATTATTTTTTCAATTCCCAATAGGTATGATTGTTTTTTGTTTACAGCTGCTGTACGTCGTCTTATATTTTGTAATTGGTGTGCCTTGGGGGTATTTCATGCCTTTCCTTCTTTTTCTTGCTACAGAAGTGTTTCGTATGGTGTTAGCAACAAAGTTGTATGACCTTTATCAAAATATAAAGGAGTATAAATCAGAACAAAAGCAAATGAACATGACCTTTGAGACGGTAAGAAGTGAACGCCATGATTTTTTAAAGCATGTTGGCGCGATTCAATTTATGATAGAAAACAACAATTTTCAAGAAGCAAAGGGATATATAAGTGAATTAGTAGATAGCTACGAGGAAACAAATTTATCAATTAAAGGAGAGCGTGGAAGCGTTGCGGGAATACTCCATTCTTTCTATAAAAAAGCAAAAAAAGAAAGCATAGATATTTCTTTTGAATTAGACCTTCCCGTGTCATCACTCCCATTATCTGATAAAGACATTGTAACGTTACTTGGTAATATCCTCTCTAATAGCATTGAAGCAGCAAAAGAATGGCAAACCCAACGTAGTGAAAAAGCACAAATTAGTCTGCAGTTTTTTAAGAGAAGTGGTTTATTTATAATGGTTTGTAGAAACAACACTCTTCCTATTCCATCGGACATACTTGACCGATTATTCGAATCGTATGGAAGAACAACTAAGGGTGGGGACCATCAAGGGTTAGGGTCAAAACTTATTCATACTACAGTTAAAGCGTATAATGGCATACTTGATTTTGTTTATAAAGAAGAGGAATTTATGATAAAAATTAAAATTCCAGCATTCAGATAG